One Lachancea thermotolerans CBS 6340 chromosome B complete sequence genomic window, CGGCAAGTATTACCGCAGTCGAACCAAGCGCGACCATGCTCACTAGCAGCGACGATAGCATAACAACAACCACATCGGACACCAGTCTGCCAGCCGCAACCTCGTCGTTGCCGTCGAGCAGCGTGCCTGCGGGAAAGACCGCGGTTGTCTACACGCGCAGCTATGTCTTCACCGCGTCGAGCACGACGTTCGGCACGAAGTTGCCGATGACCACTGTAATGGCAACCAAGAAAGCAGCAACGTTCTCGGCTCCAACAGCCGCGGTGACTACAGACCTCTCCTTCTATCAGAATTGGCTGAGTGGCACGCTAGGGTCAACGAGCTCATCATCAAGCGGTTCACTGTCCAAAACACATCGCAACACTATTATCGGCAGTGTCGTAGGCAGTGTCTGTGGGTTCCTCCTAGTCTTAGGGTTTCTATGGTTCGTGTTGTGCCGTCGACGGAAGAACAGGGCCTCGCAGAGCCGAAGTTTCAGCCATGAGATTGGCACGCGGCTCGATTACCCAGTAGCGCCACCCAGGCCAAGTCAAACACAAGTGCCCGAAGACGACGAGGCCTTCCTCAAAAGCAAATACAAGTCGCTGGGCCGGAAGCTGCCTCTTTGGCACAAGTCCGAATCCCATCCTACTAGAGGCGGCACCGCAGAGGCCGAGTCAGCTCAAGGAGAACCCAAAGGCAACCCATTCCAAGACGAGTTCGACTTCCAGAGAAGACTTTCGCGGCCGCCTGCCCCTCCTCCTGTGCCCCCCAGAGATGTTCCCAACCTTTCTCACTTCGCTGACGACAGCGACGCGAGCTCGTCCTCTTCGGAGAACTCGGTTAACGAttcatcgtcttcaatACAACTAACAAGACCAGCGCGCGCCGCTAGGAGCACACAAAGTTTTCTACATGAAGTTCTTTGACAGAGGCATTGTATAATAGCAGATAATATAGGTAAATTTGGGCATTTGATCTTGACAGGCGAAAAAGTTGATGATcataaaaatttttgaagatacAAGTTCGCAGCCCTGGATAGCGAAGGCGGGGAAGTCGAGACGTGACAAGCTGCGTGGTTCACTCAATATGTTTCCAAGACCATTATTGCAATGCGGTCGTTTCTCTCCAGCTGTATGGCTGAGGAGGGGCTTCCAATCAAGTGTGCCGGCTCTAAACAATGGTTCAAATGGTTCGCTTTTTGGGTCTATAACCGAGGCGACGGAGGCTCAAAACGAGGACCCCAACCGAATCTCTAACAGGCTGACGGCTGCTTCGAGTGTTGCCGAAAGCCAGGAATCGGATCCCAAGGAAACAGTGACTGTTCAGAACGATAAGTTGTTGCAGTCGTTCATTCAGAGATCGCAACCTGCGGCTTCCGCTCCtcagctgctgctgtcgcCATTGAAGAGAAGGATATACGAGGAGAACTGCAAGATGAATGGTGGGTTTTACAAGAAAGACTCCGTGGTAACGTTGACCGGCGAAGATGGCAAGAAACTAAAATACAAGCTGAACTTGAGCCGCGAGGAGATGGAGGCCCTGGAGCCCAGTATCTACGTCAAGTCATACCGTATCAAGTCTTccatgaaaaagacaacCCAGCTGTTGAGGCTTTTGGGCGGGCTTGACGCTAAGGTCGCGCTGACACAGTGCCACTTCTCGAACAAGAAAGTTGCGCGCGATGTCGCAGAGGTGCTGACGCGTGGGATGGCGGACGCCGAAAAGCTCGGGCTGAAGGCTGACAACTTGTACATTGCCCAGATATGGACCGGTAGCGACGGATACTGGCAGAAGAGAATCGACATCAAGGCAAGAGGCAGAAACGGTGTCATTACACACCCTTACGTGCATGTGAGGTGCATTCTAAAGACCAAAGATGTCACACAGCGTCGGCTGGCGTACGAGCAGATGCTCAAGCAGCAGAGAAGCAAGCCGTGGGTGCAGCTCAGAGACCAGCCTGTGCGGGGGGCCATGGGAGGCGTTTACAAATGGTAGTAGGACTCTGTCACAGAACCTCGAATATAATCGTGTATATAAATGAAAATTTAAGCCGCAAGGGCTGTCCCGGGGCATTGAGATtacttctgcttctttgcCTCAGTCTTCTTGGCAGGCTTGGTCTCGCCGGTGGGCGtgacagcagcagcagtctTGGCCTCCTCGGCGTAGAACTGTTCCAGCCTTTGCTGGTACTCCCAGTGAGAGTACCACAAACCGGCCTGGAGCACTAGTACGCCGATAAAGATCACCAGCAAGATGACATTGGAGGAGGCAATCACAGCGAGACCTTGGTTCTCGGTGACCTCGCCCCAGTTGCTGGACACAGAAGATTCGATACCGGTCTTGATATTGGTGATGAACATGCACACGCCAATGACGTACATGACCAGGGTGGCGTACTCAAAGATCTTCAGGTCTGGGTTGGGCTTGTAAACCTTAATGAGACATCCAATCAGACCGAGACTAACGACAGCGCCCAGCGCGTACAGAACGGGAGGCGCGGTGTAGTAGAGGGTCTGGTAGTGGCGCAGACTGTTCTCGAAGTGGGATGGCTTCAGATCGGTGTTGAACAGGATGTGGTAGTCGTAGGTCTGGTTGGCGAAGAAAACGCCCATGATGAAGGAGGTTCCGATCAAGATGAGCCCCGTACCGATGGTGCAAATGTCCTTGTAAGTGAGCTTCATGGCTGGTGGGAGTGTGACGAACGGAGGCGCGCGCTGAGGTTCAGGGTTCTTGTGTTGATGAAGCGAGAGACCTGGTCCTGCTGATAACGAATTTTACTTGGGCCGCCACCAACAAGAGCAGTGGGTCACATGGCCGGGGTGGCAGGTATCGCAGCTAGGGACGCCGCACCAGGCGGCGACGTAGAAGTCTGGGAAGGACCCGAGCTAGACCTGAGCACACACTATATTAACGCTAGAAGTATATGGGTTACATAGCAGAGCGGCAGAACGCCGGACGGCGCGTTTAGGCCTCGACTGGAGCAGGAGCCTGGGCCTCTTGAGCCTCTGGGGCCTCCTGGGCCTGAGGAGCTGGTCTGTAGTCCTTGACGGAAGGAGACTCGACGTACTCCTCCTCCTTTGGCTCCAAGATCTTGACAGCGTCTGGCAAGGCCTTTGGACCGACTCTGTTTCTGGCAGGGTCTCTCATGATCTTGACCTTGATACCCAAAACACCCTGTCTCAACAGAACGTGTCTGGTGGCGGTGTCGATGAAGTCGGCAACTGGCTGACCGGAGTGGATCAAGAAACCGTCGGCGAACTTCATGGACTTGGCTCTGGCGGCACGCAACTTACCGGAGATGACGACCTCGCAACCCTTGGCGCCGGACTCCATAACGTAACGGACGACACCGTAGGCGGCTCTTCTGATGGCCAAACCGTTCAGcaacttgaacttcatgGACTCAGCCTGGGCGACAGCGGACAAACCACGGTCCTGGACACGCTCAGCGTACAGAACGATGGAACCGGCCTGGTACTTGAATCTCTTCTGAACCAACAAGGTCAGCTCGTTGATTCTGCGGCCATTCTCACCTAGAACGTCCTGGGTTCTGGTGGCTCTGATGATGACCTCGGTCTTGGTTGGGGTGACACGCACCTCAACACCGGAGTAGCCCTCCTCAGCGAGCTCTCTAGTGAAGAACTCGTTCAGTTCGGCGTAGAAAACACCGTCAGCGACtagctttctcttcttggaaatAACAGCGACCATTGCGTGGGAGACTTGGGCTATGGGAGATTGGTGGATATAAACAAAAGATCG contains:
- the TDA7 gene encoding Tda7p (weakly similar to uniprot|P53882 Saccharomyces cerevisiae YNL176C Hypothetical ORF), which produces MLFNATIVSFSSRSRVGTSSSSTQSSSEKEPQTSSSVWSSLELSTLESTSTQTIVSTSASITAVEPSATMLTSSDDSITTTTSDTSLPAATSSLPSSSVPAGKTAVVYTRSYVFTASSTTFGTKLPMTTVMATKKAATFSAPTAAVTTDLSFYQNWLSGTLGSTSSSSSGSLSKTHRNTIIGSVVGSVCGFLLVLGFLWFVLCRRRKNRASQSRSFSHEIGTRLDYPVAPPRPSQTQVPEDDEAFLKSKYKSLGRKLPLWHKSESHPTRGGTAEAESAQGEPKGNPFQDEFDFQRRLSRPPAPPPVPPRDVPNLSHFADDSDASSSSSENSVNDSSSSIQLTRPARAARSTQSFLHEVL
- the MRPL22 gene encoding mitochondrial 54S ribosomal protein uL22m (similar to uniprot|P53881 Saccharomyces cerevisiae YNL177C MRPL22 Mitochondrial ribosomal protein of the large subunit), producing MIIKIFEDTSSQPWIAKAGKSRRDKLRGSLNMFPRPLLQCGRFSPAVWLRRGFQSSVPALNNGSNGSLFGSITEATEAQNEDPNRISNRLTAASSVAESQESDPKETVTVQNDKLLQSFIQRSQPAASAPQLLLSPLKRRIYEENCKMNGGFYKKDSVVTLTGEDGKKLKYKLNLSREEMEALEPSIYVKSYRIKSSMKKTTQLLRLLGGLDAKVALTQCHFSNKKVARDVAEVLTRGMADAEKLGLKADNLYIAQIWTGSDGYWQKRIDIKARGRNGVITHPYVHVRCILKTKDVTQRRLAYEQMLKQQRSKPWVQLRDQPVRGAMGGVYKW
- the SHR3 gene encoding Shr3p (similar to uniprot|Q02774 Saccharomyces cerevisiae YDL212W SHR3 Endoplasmic reticulum packaging chaperone required for incorporation of amino acid permeases into COPII coated vesicles for transport to the cell surface), translating into MKLTYKDICTIGTGLILIGTSFIMGVFFANQTYDYHILFNTDLKPSHFENSLRHYQTLYYTAPPVLYALGAVVSLGLIGCLIKVYKPNPDLKIFEYATLVMYVIGVCMFITNIKTGIESSVSSNWGEVTENQGLAVIASSNVILLVIFIGVLVLQAGLWYSHWEYQQRLEQFYAEEAKTAAAVTPTGETKPAKKTEAKKQK
- the RPS3 gene encoding 40S ribosomal protein uS3 (highly similar to uniprot|P05750 Saccharomyces cerevisiae YNL178W RPS3 Protein component of the small (40S) ribosomal subunit), whose amino-acid sequence is MVAVISKKRKLVADGVFYAELNEFFTRELAEEGYSGVEVRVTPTKTEVIIRATRTQDVLGENGRRINELTLLVQKRFKYQAGSIVLYAERVQDRGLSAVAQAESMKFKLLNGLAIRRAAYGVVRYVMESGAKGCEVVISGKLRAARAKSMKFADGFLIHSGQPVADFIDTATRHVLLRQGVLGIKVKIMRDPARNRVGPKALPDAVKILEPKEEEYVESPSVKDYRPAPQAQEAPEAQEAQAPAPVEA